A single Drosophila miranda strain MSH22 chromosome XR, D.miranda_PacBio2.1, whole genome shotgun sequence DNA region contains:
- the LOC108153476 gene encoding transcription factor AP-2-epsilon isoform X3, with the protein MHILHRTNDHQFEDQKFMMERLSGHGSLGLSSSSAAYTTHSGGHTGRSGPATGHSGHSGTHGSAATMHHQSLQSDFQPPYFPPPFHHSTQSPPQQQNHGALEYLGTDPYGQPLSSLHHAPLHHYNQLAGLRSTQDQLGIHRTHREAELQGHVSQLAHGFPYTDRRGDYSSAISAGAAHGTRIGHEHDSLALHQALQNAVDDVQAPAIDDNVAFMSDLPLIKSMKSGKDAGNIGSGSPSEVFCAVPGRLSLLSSTSKYKVTIAEVQRRLSPPECLNASLLGGVLRRAKSKNGGRLLREKLEKIGLNLPAGRRKAANVTLLTSLVEGEATHLAKDFHFVCETEFPARQLAEYIVRHQTEPNDSYRRKELILHSQQITKELMQILSQDRTTHFGTRSQHLLEPSMQRHLTHFSLITHGFGSPAIMAVLHAFQTFLNESLNYLEKLYPSNGGGMVSSSLDKSKMDNEKK; encoded by the exons ATGCATATTTTACATCGCACTAACGACCATCAATTCGAGGATCAGAAGTTTATGATG GAGCGCCTTAGTGGACATGGGAGTCTAGGATTGTCCAGCAGCAGCGCGGCTTACACGACCCATTCCGGAGGGCACACAGGTAGAAGCGGTCCGGCCACCGGGCATAGTGGACACAGTGGTACTCATGGGTCAGCAGCTACCATGCATCATCAATCACTTCAGTCCGATTTTCAGCCTCCGTATTTTCCGCCGCCGTTCCACCATTCCACGCAAAGCCCTCCTCAGCAACAG AATCACGGTGCCCTCGAATACCTGGGCACGGATCCGTATGGTCAGCCTTTGTCATCGTTACACCACGCCCCCCTCCATCACTACAATCAGTTGGCGGGCCTGAGGTCGACGCAAGATCAACTTGGGATTCACAGAACCCACAGAGAGGCGGAGCTGCAAGGACATGTT TCCCAGCTGGCTCATGGATTTCCGTACACAGATAGAAGAGGCGACTACAGCAGTGCAATATCGGCAGGAGCAGCGCATGGAACCCGAATCGGCCATGAACATGACTCCCTGGCCCTGCATCAAGCGCTGCAAAATGCTGTCGACGATGTGCAAGCACCTGCCATAGATGACAACGTAGCCTTCATGTCAGACCTTCCACTAATAAAAA GCATGAAAAGCGGTAAAGATGCAGGGAACATTGGTTCTGGTTCCCCCAGTGAGGTATTCTGTGCAGTTCCTGGTCGCCTTAGTCTCCTATCGAGCACGTCGAAATATAAGGTCACCATTGCGGAAGTGCAACGAAGACTGTCGCCACCCGAATGTTTAAACGCCTCCTTGTTGGGCGGAGTTCTTCGAAG GGCCAAGAGTAAGAACGGAGGGCGTTTGCTAAGGGAGAAGCTTGAGAAGATCGGCTTGAACCTACCCGCGGGAAGGCGAAAAGCGGCTAATGTGACGTTGCTAACGTCTTTGGTGGAGGGAGAAGCAACCCACTTGGCCAAGGACTTTCACTTTGTTTGCGAGACGGAATTCCCGGCTAGGCAGTTGGCGGAGTACATTGTGCGTCATCAAACGGAGCCAAATGATTCATATCGACGAAAAGAGCTCATCCTTCATTCCCAGCAG ATTACAAAAGAGTTAATGCAGATCTTAAGCCAAGATCGGACTACTCATTTTGGAACAAGATCACAGCACTTGTTGGAGCCGTCGATGCAGCGTCATTTAACACACTTTTCACTAATTACGCACGGGTTTGGATCACCCGCAATAATGGCCGTTCTGCATGCTTTCCAG ACATTTTTGAATGAATCATTAAACTATTTAGAAAAGCTATATCCTTCGAATGGAGGTGGCATGGTGTCGTCATCATTGGACAAAAGTAAAATGGACAACGAAAAAAAATGA
- the LOC108153476 gene encoding transcription factor AP-2-epsilon isoform X1: MHILHRTNDHQFEDQKFMMERLSGHGSLGLSSSSAAYTTHSGGHTGRSGPATGHSGHSGTHGSAATMHHQSLQSDFQPPYFPPPFHHSTQSPPQQQISEYLQNHGALEYLGTDPYGQPLSSLHHAPLHHYNQLAGLRSTQDQLGIHRTHREAELQGHVSQLAHGFPYTDRRGDYSSAISAGAAHGTRIGHEHDSLALHQALQNAVDDVQAPAIDDNVAFMSDLPLIKSMKSGKDAGNIGSGSPSEVFCAVPGRLSLLSSTSKYKVTIAEVQRRLSPPECLNASLLGGVLRRAKSKNGGRLLREKLEKIGLNLPAGRRKAANVTLLTSLVEGEATHLAKDFHFVCETEFPARQLAEYIVRHQTEPNDSYRRKELILHSQQITKELMQILSQDRTTHFGTRSQHLLEPSMQRHLTHFSLITHGFGSPAIMAVLHAFQTFLNESLNYLEKLYPSNGGGMVSSSLDKSKMDNEKK, translated from the exons ATGCATATTTTACATCGCACTAACGACCATCAATTCGAGGATCAGAAGTTTATGATG GAGCGCCTTAGTGGACATGGGAGTCTAGGATTGTCCAGCAGCAGCGCGGCTTACACGACCCATTCCGGAGGGCACACAGGTAGAAGCGGTCCGGCCACCGGGCATAGTGGACACAGTGGTACTCATGGGTCAGCAGCTACCATGCATCATCAATCACTTCAGTCCGATTTTCAGCCTCCGTATTTTCCGCCGCCGTTCCACCATTCCACGCAAAGCCCTCCTCAGCAACAG ATATCTGAGTACTTGCAGAATCACGGTGCCCTCGAATACCTGGGCACGGATCCGTATGGTCAGCCTTTGTCATCGTTACACCACGCCCCCCTCCATCACTACAATCAGTTGGCGGGCCTGAGGTCGACGCAAGATCAACTTGGGATTCACAGAACCCACAGAGAGGCGGAGCTGCAAGGACATGTT TCCCAGCTGGCTCATGGATTTCCGTACACAGATAGAAGAGGCGACTACAGCAGTGCAATATCGGCAGGAGCAGCGCATGGAACCCGAATCGGCCATGAACATGACTCCCTGGCCCTGCATCAAGCGCTGCAAAATGCTGTCGACGATGTGCAAGCACCTGCCATAGATGACAACGTAGCCTTCATGTCAGACCTTCCACTAATAAAAA GCATGAAAAGCGGTAAAGATGCAGGGAACATTGGTTCTGGTTCCCCCAGTGAGGTATTCTGTGCAGTTCCTGGTCGCCTTAGTCTCCTATCGAGCACGTCGAAATATAAGGTCACCATTGCGGAAGTGCAACGAAGACTGTCGCCACCCGAATGTTTAAACGCCTCCTTGTTGGGCGGAGTTCTTCGAAG GGCCAAGAGTAAGAACGGAGGGCGTTTGCTAAGGGAGAAGCTTGAGAAGATCGGCTTGAACCTACCCGCGGGAAGGCGAAAAGCGGCTAATGTGACGTTGCTAACGTCTTTGGTGGAGGGAGAAGCAACCCACTTGGCCAAGGACTTTCACTTTGTTTGCGAGACGGAATTCCCGGCTAGGCAGTTGGCGGAGTACATTGTGCGTCATCAAACGGAGCCAAATGATTCATATCGACGAAAAGAGCTCATCCTTCATTCCCAGCAG ATTACAAAAGAGTTAATGCAGATCTTAAGCCAAGATCGGACTACTCATTTTGGAACAAGATCACAGCACTTGTTGGAGCCGTCGATGCAGCGTCATTTAACACACTTTTCACTAATTACGCACGGGTTTGGATCACCCGCAATAATGGCCGTTCTGCATGCTTTCCAG ACATTTTTGAATGAATCATTAAACTATTTAGAAAAGCTATATCCTTCGAATGGAGGTGGCATGGTGTCGTCATCATTGGACAAAAGTAAAATGGACAACGAAAAAAAATGA
- the LOC108153476 gene encoding transcription factor AP-2-epsilon isoform X5 codes for MTLAYVDMPAVHVQERLSGHGSLGLSSSSAAYTTHSGGHTGRSGPATGHSGHSGTHGSAATMHHQSLQSDFQPPYFPPPFHHSTQSPPQQQNHGALEYLGTDPYGQPLSSLHHAPLHHYNQLAGLRSTQDQLGIHRTHREAELQGHVSQLAHGFPYTDRRGDYSSAISAGAAHGTRIGHEHDSLALHQALQNAVDDVQAPAIDDNVAFMSDLPLIKSMKSGKDAGNIGSGSPSEVFCAVPGRLSLLSSTSKYKVTIAEVQRRLSPPECLNASLLGGVLRRAKSKNGGRLLREKLEKIGLNLPAGRRKAANVTLLTSLVEGEATHLAKDFHFVCETEFPARQLAEYIVRHQTEPNDSYRRKELILHSQQITKELMQILSQDRTTHFGTRSQHLLEPSMQRHLTHFSLITHGFGSPAIMAVLHAFQTFLNESLNYLEKLYPSNGGGMVSSSLDKSKMDNEKK; via the exons ATGACTTTAGCTTATGTGGATATGCCAGCGGTTCATGTTCAG GAGCGCCTTAGTGGACATGGGAGTCTAGGATTGTCCAGCAGCAGCGCGGCTTACACGACCCATTCCGGAGGGCACACAGGTAGAAGCGGTCCGGCCACCGGGCATAGTGGACACAGTGGTACTCATGGGTCAGCAGCTACCATGCATCATCAATCACTTCAGTCCGATTTTCAGCCTCCGTATTTTCCGCCGCCGTTCCACCATTCCACGCAAAGCCCTCCTCAGCAACAG AATCACGGTGCCCTCGAATACCTGGGCACGGATCCGTATGGTCAGCCTTTGTCATCGTTACACCACGCCCCCCTCCATCACTACAATCAGTTGGCGGGCCTGAGGTCGACGCAAGATCAACTTGGGATTCACAGAACCCACAGAGAGGCGGAGCTGCAAGGACATGTT TCCCAGCTGGCTCATGGATTTCCGTACACAGATAGAAGAGGCGACTACAGCAGTGCAATATCGGCAGGAGCAGCGCATGGAACCCGAATCGGCCATGAACATGACTCCCTGGCCCTGCATCAAGCGCTGCAAAATGCTGTCGACGATGTGCAAGCACCTGCCATAGATGACAACGTAGCCTTCATGTCAGACCTTCCACTAATAAAAA GCATGAAAAGCGGTAAAGATGCAGGGAACATTGGTTCTGGTTCCCCCAGTGAGGTATTCTGTGCAGTTCCTGGTCGCCTTAGTCTCCTATCGAGCACGTCGAAATATAAGGTCACCATTGCGGAAGTGCAACGAAGACTGTCGCCACCCGAATGTTTAAACGCCTCCTTGTTGGGCGGAGTTCTTCGAAG GGCCAAGAGTAAGAACGGAGGGCGTTTGCTAAGGGAGAAGCTTGAGAAGATCGGCTTGAACCTACCCGCGGGAAGGCGAAAAGCGGCTAATGTGACGTTGCTAACGTCTTTGGTGGAGGGAGAAGCAACCCACTTGGCCAAGGACTTTCACTTTGTTTGCGAGACGGAATTCCCGGCTAGGCAGTTGGCGGAGTACATTGTGCGTCATCAAACGGAGCCAAATGATTCATATCGACGAAAAGAGCTCATCCTTCATTCCCAGCAG ATTACAAAAGAGTTAATGCAGATCTTAAGCCAAGATCGGACTACTCATTTTGGAACAAGATCACAGCACTTGTTGGAGCCGTCGATGCAGCGTCATTTAACACACTTTTCACTAATTACGCACGGGTTTGGATCACCCGCAATAATGGCCGTTCTGCATGCTTTCCAG ACATTTTTGAATGAATCATTAAACTATTTAGAAAAGCTATATCCTTCGAATGGAGGTGGCATGGTGTCGTCATCATTGGACAAAAGTAAAATGGACAACGAAAAAAAATGA
- the LOC108153476 gene encoding transcription factor AP-2-epsilon isoform X6 produces the protein MSFLATLDASAWQERLSGHGSLGLSSSSAAYTTHSGGHTGRSGPATGHSGHSGTHGSAATMHHQSLQSDFQPPYFPPPFHHSTQSPPQQQNHGALEYLGTDPYGQPLSSLHHAPLHHYNQLAGLRSTQDQLGIHRTHREAELQGHVSQLAHGFPYTDRRGDYSSAISAGAAHGTRIGHEHDSLALHQALQNAVDDVQAPAIDDNVAFMSDLPLIKSMKSGKDAGNIGSGSPSEVFCAVPGRLSLLSSTSKYKVTIAEVQRRLSPPECLNASLLGGVLRRAKSKNGGRLLREKLEKIGLNLPAGRRKAANVTLLTSLVEGEATHLAKDFHFVCETEFPARQLAEYIVRHQTEPNDSYRRKELILHSQQITKELMQILSQDRTTHFGTRSQHLLEPSMQRHLTHFSLITHGFGSPAIMAVLHAFQTFLNESLNYLEKLYPSNGGGMVSSSLDKSKMDNEKK, from the exons GAGCGCCTTAGTGGACATGGGAGTCTAGGATTGTCCAGCAGCAGCGCGGCTTACACGACCCATTCCGGAGGGCACACAGGTAGAAGCGGTCCGGCCACCGGGCATAGTGGACACAGTGGTACTCATGGGTCAGCAGCTACCATGCATCATCAATCACTTCAGTCCGATTTTCAGCCTCCGTATTTTCCGCCGCCGTTCCACCATTCCACGCAAAGCCCTCCTCAGCAACAG AATCACGGTGCCCTCGAATACCTGGGCACGGATCCGTATGGTCAGCCTTTGTCATCGTTACACCACGCCCCCCTCCATCACTACAATCAGTTGGCGGGCCTGAGGTCGACGCAAGATCAACTTGGGATTCACAGAACCCACAGAGAGGCGGAGCTGCAAGGACATGTT TCCCAGCTGGCTCATGGATTTCCGTACACAGATAGAAGAGGCGACTACAGCAGTGCAATATCGGCAGGAGCAGCGCATGGAACCCGAATCGGCCATGAACATGACTCCCTGGCCCTGCATCAAGCGCTGCAAAATGCTGTCGACGATGTGCAAGCACCTGCCATAGATGACAACGTAGCCTTCATGTCAGACCTTCCACTAATAAAAA GCATGAAAAGCGGTAAAGATGCAGGGAACATTGGTTCTGGTTCCCCCAGTGAGGTATTCTGTGCAGTTCCTGGTCGCCTTAGTCTCCTATCGAGCACGTCGAAATATAAGGTCACCATTGCGGAAGTGCAACGAAGACTGTCGCCACCCGAATGTTTAAACGCCTCCTTGTTGGGCGGAGTTCTTCGAAG GGCCAAGAGTAAGAACGGAGGGCGTTTGCTAAGGGAGAAGCTTGAGAAGATCGGCTTGAACCTACCCGCGGGAAGGCGAAAAGCGGCTAATGTGACGTTGCTAACGTCTTTGGTGGAGGGAGAAGCAACCCACTTGGCCAAGGACTTTCACTTTGTTTGCGAGACGGAATTCCCGGCTAGGCAGTTGGCGGAGTACATTGTGCGTCATCAAACGGAGCCAAATGATTCATATCGACGAAAAGAGCTCATCCTTCATTCCCAGCAG ATTACAAAAGAGTTAATGCAGATCTTAAGCCAAGATCGGACTACTCATTTTGGAACAAGATCACAGCACTTGTTGGAGCCGTCGATGCAGCGTCATTTAACACACTTTTCACTAATTACGCACGGGTTTGGATCACCCGCAATAATGGCCGTTCTGCATGCTTTCCAG ACATTTTTGAATGAATCATTAAACTATTTAGAAAAGCTATATCCTTCGAATGGAGGTGGCATGGTGTCGTCATCATTGGACAAAAGTAAAATGGACAACGAAAAAAAATGA
- the LOC108153476 gene encoding transcription factor AP-2-epsilon isoform X2 yields the protein MTLAYVDMPAVHVQERLSGHGSLGLSSSSAAYTTHSGGHTGRSGPATGHSGHSGTHGSAATMHHQSLQSDFQPPYFPPPFHHSTQSPPQQQISEYLQNHGALEYLGTDPYGQPLSSLHHAPLHHYNQLAGLRSTQDQLGIHRTHREAELQGHVSQLAHGFPYTDRRGDYSSAISAGAAHGTRIGHEHDSLALHQALQNAVDDVQAPAIDDNVAFMSDLPLIKSMKSGKDAGNIGSGSPSEVFCAVPGRLSLLSSTSKYKVTIAEVQRRLSPPECLNASLLGGVLRRAKSKNGGRLLREKLEKIGLNLPAGRRKAANVTLLTSLVEGEATHLAKDFHFVCETEFPARQLAEYIVRHQTEPNDSYRRKELILHSQQITKELMQILSQDRTTHFGTRSQHLLEPSMQRHLTHFSLITHGFGSPAIMAVLHAFQTFLNESLNYLEKLYPSNGGGMVSSSLDKSKMDNEKK from the exons ATGACTTTAGCTTATGTGGATATGCCAGCGGTTCATGTTCAG GAGCGCCTTAGTGGACATGGGAGTCTAGGATTGTCCAGCAGCAGCGCGGCTTACACGACCCATTCCGGAGGGCACACAGGTAGAAGCGGTCCGGCCACCGGGCATAGTGGACACAGTGGTACTCATGGGTCAGCAGCTACCATGCATCATCAATCACTTCAGTCCGATTTTCAGCCTCCGTATTTTCCGCCGCCGTTCCACCATTCCACGCAAAGCCCTCCTCAGCAACAG ATATCTGAGTACTTGCAGAATCACGGTGCCCTCGAATACCTGGGCACGGATCCGTATGGTCAGCCTTTGTCATCGTTACACCACGCCCCCCTCCATCACTACAATCAGTTGGCGGGCCTGAGGTCGACGCAAGATCAACTTGGGATTCACAGAACCCACAGAGAGGCGGAGCTGCAAGGACATGTT TCCCAGCTGGCTCATGGATTTCCGTACACAGATAGAAGAGGCGACTACAGCAGTGCAATATCGGCAGGAGCAGCGCATGGAACCCGAATCGGCCATGAACATGACTCCCTGGCCCTGCATCAAGCGCTGCAAAATGCTGTCGACGATGTGCAAGCACCTGCCATAGATGACAACGTAGCCTTCATGTCAGACCTTCCACTAATAAAAA GCATGAAAAGCGGTAAAGATGCAGGGAACATTGGTTCTGGTTCCCCCAGTGAGGTATTCTGTGCAGTTCCTGGTCGCCTTAGTCTCCTATCGAGCACGTCGAAATATAAGGTCACCATTGCGGAAGTGCAACGAAGACTGTCGCCACCCGAATGTTTAAACGCCTCCTTGTTGGGCGGAGTTCTTCGAAG GGCCAAGAGTAAGAACGGAGGGCGTTTGCTAAGGGAGAAGCTTGAGAAGATCGGCTTGAACCTACCCGCGGGAAGGCGAAAAGCGGCTAATGTGACGTTGCTAACGTCTTTGGTGGAGGGAGAAGCAACCCACTTGGCCAAGGACTTTCACTTTGTTTGCGAGACGGAATTCCCGGCTAGGCAGTTGGCGGAGTACATTGTGCGTCATCAAACGGAGCCAAATGATTCATATCGACGAAAAGAGCTCATCCTTCATTCCCAGCAG ATTACAAAAGAGTTAATGCAGATCTTAAGCCAAGATCGGACTACTCATTTTGGAACAAGATCACAGCACTTGTTGGAGCCGTCGATGCAGCGTCATTTAACACACTTTTCACTAATTACGCACGGGTTTGGATCACCCGCAATAATGGCCGTTCTGCATGCTTTCCAG ACATTTTTGAATGAATCATTAAACTATTTAGAAAAGCTATATCCTTCGAATGGAGGTGGCATGGTGTCGTCATCATTGGACAAAAGTAAAATGGACAACGAAAAAAAATGA
- the LOC108153476 gene encoding transcription factor AP-2-epsilon isoform X4: protein MSFLATLDASAWQERLSGHGSLGLSSSSAAYTTHSGGHTGRSGPATGHSGHSGTHGSAATMHHQSLQSDFQPPYFPPPFHHSTQSPPQQQISEYLQNHGALEYLGTDPYGQPLSSLHHAPLHHYNQLAGLRSTQDQLGIHRTHREAELQGHVSQLAHGFPYTDRRGDYSSAISAGAAHGTRIGHEHDSLALHQALQNAVDDVQAPAIDDNVAFMSDLPLIKSMKSGKDAGNIGSGSPSEVFCAVPGRLSLLSSTSKYKVTIAEVQRRLSPPECLNASLLGGVLRRAKSKNGGRLLREKLEKIGLNLPAGRRKAANVTLLTSLVEGEATHLAKDFHFVCETEFPARQLAEYIVRHQTEPNDSYRRKELILHSQQITKELMQILSQDRTTHFGTRSQHLLEPSMQRHLTHFSLITHGFGSPAIMAVLHAFQTFLNESLNYLEKLYPSNGGGMVSSSLDKSKMDNEKK from the exons GAGCGCCTTAGTGGACATGGGAGTCTAGGATTGTCCAGCAGCAGCGCGGCTTACACGACCCATTCCGGAGGGCACACAGGTAGAAGCGGTCCGGCCACCGGGCATAGTGGACACAGTGGTACTCATGGGTCAGCAGCTACCATGCATCATCAATCACTTCAGTCCGATTTTCAGCCTCCGTATTTTCCGCCGCCGTTCCACCATTCCACGCAAAGCCCTCCTCAGCAACAG ATATCTGAGTACTTGCAGAATCACGGTGCCCTCGAATACCTGGGCACGGATCCGTATGGTCAGCCTTTGTCATCGTTACACCACGCCCCCCTCCATCACTACAATCAGTTGGCGGGCCTGAGGTCGACGCAAGATCAACTTGGGATTCACAGAACCCACAGAGAGGCGGAGCTGCAAGGACATGTT TCCCAGCTGGCTCATGGATTTCCGTACACAGATAGAAGAGGCGACTACAGCAGTGCAATATCGGCAGGAGCAGCGCATGGAACCCGAATCGGCCATGAACATGACTCCCTGGCCCTGCATCAAGCGCTGCAAAATGCTGTCGACGATGTGCAAGCACCTGCCATAGATGACAACGTAGCCTTCATGTCAGACCTTCCACTAATAAAAA GCATGAAAAGCGGTAAAGATGCAGGGAACATTGGTTCTGGTTCCCCCAGTGAGGTATTCTGTGCAGTTCCTGGTCGCCTTAGTCTCCTATCGAGCACGTCGAAATATAAGGTCACCATTGCGGAAGTGCAACGAAGACTGTCGCCACCCGAATGTTTAAACGCCTCCTTGTTGGGCGGAGTTCTTCGAAG GGCCAAGAGTAAGAACGGAGGGCGTTTGCTAAGGGAGAAGCTTGAGAAGATCGGCTTGAACCTACCCGCGGGAAGGCGAAAAGCGGCTAATGTGACGTTGCTAACGTCTTTGGTGGAGGGAGAAGCAACCCACTTGGCCAAGGACTTTCACTTTGTTTGCGAGACGGAATTCCCGGCTAGGCAGTTGGCGGAGTACATTGTGCGTCATCAAACGGAGCCAAATGATTCATATCGACGAAAAGAGCTCATCCTTCATTCCCAGCAG ATTACAAAAGAGTTAATGCAGATCTTAAGCCAAGATCGGACTACTCATTTTGGAACAAGATCACAGCACTTGTTGGAGCCGTCGATGCAGCGTCATTTAACACACTTTTCACTAATTACGCACGGGTTTGGATCACCCGCAATAATGGCCGTTCTGCATGCTTTCCAG ACATTTTTGAATGAATCATTAAACTATTTAGAAAAGCTATATCCTTCGAATGGAGGTGGCATGGTGTCGTCATCATTGGACAAAAGTAAAATGGACAACGAAAAAAAATGA